From the genome of Candidatus Nitrosocosmicus oleophilus, one region includes:
- a CDS encoding glycerate kinase type-2 family protein, whose protein sequence is MSIIRNKDTIIRYHNCKSLSDSLTALDYAFKYSDPERLVGESINIASNLQLSGINNRIHQFDLPDRASTLVVSVGKASEKMLVGFINKMKDRIKKSILIIPIGYSIEKINFELLDNTIVIQSSHPIPNVQSTLAARKVVKELQNSKSIQLIVFLISGGSSSLMVSPIEGINLTNKKIINKMLITSGANIEEINIVRKHLSQIKGGKILRRIPPSTPVIALILSDVVGDHLDTIGSGLTSSDRSTFKDALSILNNYITLNSKSESIRKAKVVLESGVRSQIPETMKPKEFSSRQVTNIIIGNNSNFCRLIQECFKKWGYFTNYMGSNYGISMNDFIKVASGIINTKHEPKTCIILGGEVTNTLSGRKMGIGGRNQEAICQLLQIIRNNDLHDFSVICIGTDGIDGNSPSAGGFIAPRTIELLKSKKLDVNYFIKSNNSNVLLTKLRSRIDTGYTGANFNDVYLFVKNK, encoded by the coding sequence CTATTATTAGATATCATAATTGTAAATCATTAAGTGATTCCTTAACAGCTTTAGATTATGCTTTCAAATATTCTGATCCTGAAAGGCTTGTTGGTGAATCTATTAACATAGCTTCAAACTTACAACTTTCTGGCATAAATAATAGAATACACCAATTCGACTTACCTGATAGGGCATCTACTCTTGTTGTTAGTGTCGGCAAAGCTTCCGAGAAAATGCTAGTTGGATTCATTAATAAAATGAAGGATAGAATTAAGAAAAGTATATTGATTATTCCTATTGGATACTCGATAGAAAAAATTAACTTTGAATTATTGGATAATACAATAGTAATTCAGTCATCTCATCCAATTCCAAATGTCCAAAGTACTTTGGCTGCTAGAAAAGTAGTTAAGGAATTACAAAATAGTAAAAGTATACAATTAATAGTCTTCTTAATATCTGGAGGATCATCTTCTCTTATGGTTTCACCTATTGAGGGGATTAACCTTACGAACAAAAAAATTATTAATAAGATGCTGATAACTTCTGGAGCTAATATAGAGGAGATAAATATAGTTAGAAAGCATCTATCACAAATCAAGGGAGGCAAGATATTGCGTCGTATACCTCCAAGTACTCCAGTCATTGCTTTAATTCTCTCTGATGTAGTCGGTGATCATCTCGATACCATAGGGTCGGGATTAACATCCTCAGATAGATCTACATTTAAAGATGCACTTTCTATTTTGAACAACTACATCACCTTAAATAGTAAATCCGAATCTATTAGAAAAGCAAAAGTCGTGCTAGAATCAGGGGTTAGGTCCCAAATACCGGAGACTATGAAACCAAAAGAATTTAGTTCAAGACAAGTAACTAATATCATTATTGGAAACAATTCAAATTTTTGCAGACTAATTCAGGAATGTTTCAAAAAGTGGGGTTACTTCACAAATTATATGGGATCAAATTACGGGATTTCTATGAATGATTTCATTAAAGTCGCATCCGGGATAATTAATACTAAACATGAACCGAAAACTTGCATCATTTTGGGGGGAGAAGTCACCAATACGCTATCAGGTCGCAAGATGGGAATTGGGGGTAGAAATCAAGAGGCAATTTGTCAACTGCTGCAAATAATTAGAAATAACGATCTTCATGATTTTTCCGTTATTTGCATAGGCACTGATGGTATTGACGGAAACTCTCCTTCAGCGGGTGGCTTTATCGCACCCAGGACTATCGAACTATTGAAAAGTAAAAAATTAGACGTAAATTATTTTATCAAAAGCAATAACTCTAATGTGTTGCTCACAAAATTACGTTCAAGAATAGACACGGGCTATACAGGTGCGAATTTCAACGACGTTTATCTTTTCGTCAAAAACAAATAA
- a CDS encoding DNA-directed RNA polymerase subunit K gives MAVKRAKKKSSAVKDDDLDTDKIGDVGKDNLQSEDSDSKLGEVGKKESSVVIVYKTYDADVEFKLKEIPSKNNEILIGPVRLTRFEKARITGARSLQLSLGAPILTKIPPEFTDTIMIAKYELEKKTLPISIRRILPNGLYQDIPIEWTI, from the coding sequence GTGGCTGTTAAGCGAGCAAAAAAGAAGTCAAGCGCAGTGAAGGATGATGATTTAGACACGGATAAGATTGGCGACGTTGGAAAAGATAACTTGCAATCGGAAGATTCAGATAGTAAGTTAGGTGAGGTGGGGAAAAAAGAATCAAGTGTGGTTATAGTTTATAAAACCTATGATGCTGATGTAGAATTTAAGCTTAAGGAAATTCCATCTAAGAATAATGAAATCCTTATCGGTCCTGTCCGATTAACTAGATTTGAAAAAGCTAGGATAACAGGTGCCCGTTCATTGCAATTGTCATTGGGGGCACCCATTCTAACAAAGATCCCGCCAGAATTTACAGATACCATTATGATAGCTAAATATGAACTGGAAAAGAAAACTTTGCCAATTTCTATAAGGAGAATACTTCCCAATGGGCTATACCAAGATATTCCTATAGAATGGACCATTTAG
- a CDS encoding cyclophilin-like family protein produces MSAEFQSVSTIPIKIGLNQALEVEGELKRHLSPLTVKKLLEVFPIYGRINSYEGRFIYIQVGLQIGSEKPVHTFKKGDLAFSPLGNFICIFLDDALLSQKMNLLGRITSGNIDILQSFRVGDHLSIEKSLN; encoded by the coding sequence GTGTCAGCTGAGTTTCAAAGCGTTTCGACTATACCAATAAAAATAGGCTTAAATCAGGCACTTGAAGTAGAAGGAGAATTAAAGAGACATCTCTCACCATTAACAGTAAAGAAATTACTTGAGGTATTCCCCATTTATGGCAGAATTAATAGTTACGAAGGTAGATTTATCTATATTCAGGTGGGTCTTCAGATCGGATCCGAAAAACCTGTTCACACATTCAAAAAAGGAGATTTAGCGTTTTCTCCATTGGGAAATTTCATTTGCATTTTCTTAGATGATGCTTTATTAAGTCAAAAAATGAACTTGTTGGGGAGAATTACCTCAGGTAACATCGATATATTACAATCTTTTAGAGTCGGAGATCATTTGAGCATCGAAAAGTCACTGAACTAG